The following are encoded together in the Pirellulales bacterium genome:
- a CDS encoding sugar-binding protein, translating to MTALVGCTKTPSPSAAAPSAAAAKTVKLAFVTNNASDFWTYAHAGCDKAVADLGNVELDFQVPADGSAATQKRIVQDLLAKGVNGIAISPKDPANQTELLNEAAKQALLICHDSDAPASDRACYIGTDNTAAGRQAGGLIKEALPNGGKIMIFVGTLDAQNAKDRYTGIQEALKGSKVEIIEVRTDETDRVRAKSNVKDAILKYPELACLVGLWSYNGPAIYNAVKDADKVGKIKIVTFDEEDETLAGVKDGAIFATVVQQPYEFGYQAITLMAKVIGGDKSVVPDSKVIIVPTLAINKDTVDEFSARLKKLRGK from the coding sequence ATGACCGCGCTGGTCGGTTGCACGAAGACTCCCAGTCCTTCCGCGGCTGCTCCTTCCGCTGCCGCAGCGAAGACGGTGAAATTGGCGTTCGTCACCAACAATGCTTCCGATTTCTGGACGTATGCTCACGCCGGCTGCGATAAGGCCGTTGCCGATCTGGGAAATGTTGAGCTCGATTTTCAAGTCCCCGCCGACGGCAGCGCCGCCACTCAGAAACGGATCGTCCAAGACCTGCTCGCCAAAGGCGTCAACGGAATCGCGATCAGCCCCAAGGATCCTGCCAATCAAACGGAACTGCTCAACGAAGCGGCCAAACAGGCGCTGCTGATTTGCCACGACTCGGACGCTCCGGCCAGTGATCGGGCCTGCTACATCGGAACCGACAATACGGCCGCCGGTCGCCAAGCGGGCGGATTGATCAAAGAGGCGCTACCCAACGGCGGAAAGATCATGATCTTTGTCGGCACGCTCGACGCCCAGAACGCCAAAGACCGATACACCGGAATTCAAGAGGCGCTGAAAGGCTCCAAAGTCGAAATCATCGAGGTCCGCACCGATGAGACCGATCGTGTCCGGGCGAAGTCCAACGTCAAAGATGCGATCCTCAAATATCCTGAGCTGGCATGTCTCGTTGGCCTGTGGAGCTATAACGGACCGGCCATCTACAATGCCGTGAAAGATGCCGACAAGGTCGGTAAAATCAAGATCGTCACTTTTGATGAGGAAGATGAGACCCTGGCTGGAGTGAAGGATGGGGCCATTTTCGCGACCGTCGTGCAACAGCCCTATGAATTCGGCTACCAGGCAATCACGCTGATGGCCAAAGTGATTGGGGGAGACAAGAGTGTCGTCCCCGATAGCAAGGTCATCATTGTGCCAACGCTGGCGATCAATAAGGACACGGTTGACGAATTCTCCGCGCGCCTCAAGAAGCTTCGCGGCAAGTGA
- a CDS encoding outer membrane beta-barrel protein yields the protein AGGFAGDFYDITAGLNYHPNANVQFRPEIRYDWFSGQDLNGVKPYHDGTANHQWIYSTDMIVQF from the coding sequence GGCGGGCGGATTCGCCGGCGACTTCTACGACATCACCGCCGGTTTGAACTACCATCCGAACGCGAACGTCCAATTCCGTCCGGAAATCCGCTACGACTGGTTCAGCGGCCAAGACCTCAACGGCGTCAAGCCGTACCACGACGGCACGGCCAACCACCAGTGGATTTACTCGACGGACATGATCGTGCAGTTCTAA
- a CDS encoding FAD-linked oxidase C-terminal domain-containing protein yields MPPAILTPLIEELREIVGLDGVLSAHSDLVVYECDGFVMEKNCPDVAVFPRTTDEVARIVRAAVRHGAPIVPRGAGTSLAGGCLPVGGGVMIVLTRMKQILEINIRDRYAVVQPGVVNAWLTQALKGTGYHYAPDPSSQGACTIGGNVATNSGGPHTLKYGVTVNHVLGVEAVLADGRVFQSGGPAEDYPGLDLTGALVGSEGTLAIVTKVWVRLTRDPQGCRTLLGVYDSVDDATNTISEIIGAGIIPAALEMMDQGILEAVEQAFHFGFPLDAKAILLIEVDGLEAGLDQQRDRIIELCKKCGTREVRQARDAKERQLLWKCRKQAFGAIGRLSPSYCTQDGVVPRTKLPHIFRHIIEIGKRYKVRIVNVFHAGDGNIHPIILFDERDPGATERVLKASSEILNECIACGGSVTGEHGIGVEKIGYMRKLFSDDDLAAMERLRAAFNPENRLSPCKMLPTAGACGMEQTRPGRRAAV; encoded by the coding sequence ATGCCGCCGGCAATCCTCACTCCCTTGATCGAAGAACTCCGCGAGATCGTCGGGCTCGACGGCGTGCTATCGGCCCATTCCGATCTGGTCGTCTACGAATGCGACGGGTTCGTGATGGAGAAGAATTGTCCCGACGTGGCCGTTTTCCCGCGAACGACCGACGAAGTAGCCCGGATCGTTCGGGCGGCCGTTCGCCATGGCGCGCCGATCGTTCCCCGTGGAGCCGGGACGAGCCTCGCCGGAGGTTGCCTGCCGGTAGGGGGCGGGGTGATGATCGTGCTCACGCGGATGAAGCAGATTCTCGAGATCAATATCCGCGATCGCTATGCGGTGGTGCAGCCGGGAGTGGTCAATGCCTGGCTAACTCAGGCGCTGAAGGGGACCGGCTACCATTACGCCCCCGATCCTTCGAGCCAAGGGGCGTGTACGATCGGCGGCAATGTTGCTACCAATTCCGGCGGTCCGCACACGCTCAAGTATGGCGTCACGGTGAATCACGTCCTCGGCGTCGAGGCCGTGCTCGCGGACGGGCGGGTGTTTCAATCCGGCGGGCCGGCCGAGGACTATCCGGGGCTCGATCTCACCGGCGCGCTCGTCGGGAGCGAGGGAACGCTGGCGATCGTCACGAAGGTTTGGGTCCGCCTCACTCGCGATCCGCAAGGCTGCCGCACGCTGCTGGGCGTTTACGATTCGGTTGACGACGCCACCAACACGATCAGCGAGATCATCGGCGCGGGAATCATCCCGGCGGCGCTCGAGATGATGGACCAGGGGATTCTGGAGGCGGTCGAGCAGGCCTTTCATTTCGGTTTTCCGCTCGATGCGAAAGCGATCCTGTTGATCGAAGTGGATGGACTGGAAGCCGGGCTCGACCAACAGCGCGATCGGATCATCGAGCTGTGCAAGAAGTGCGGCACTCGCGAGGTGCGCCAAGCCCGCGACGCCAAGGAGCGGCAGTTGCTCTGGAAGTGCCGCAAGCAAGCGTTCGGCGCGATCGGCCGGCTCAGCCCGAGCTATTGCACACAGGACGGCGTCGTGCCGCGAACCAAGCTGCCGCACATTTTCCGGCACATCATCGAAATCGGCAAGCGCTACAAGGTGCGAATCGTGAATGTCTTCCACGCCGGCGACGGCAATATCCATCCGATCATCTTGTTCGACGAGCGCGATCCGGGCGCGACCGAGCGCGTGCTCAAGGCCAGCAGCGAGATCCTCAACGAGTGCATCGCCTGCGGCGGGAGCGTCACCGGTGAGCACGGCATCGGCGTCGAAAAGATCGGCTACATGCGAAAGCTATTCAGCGACGATGATCTGGCTGCGATGGAACGGCTGCGCGCGGCGTTCAATCCTGAAAATCGCCTCAGCCCTTGCAAAATGCTGCCGACGGCCGGCGCCTGCGGAATGGAACAAACCCGCCCCGGCCGCAGAGCGGCGGTGTGA
- a CDS encoding sugar ABC transporter ATP-binding protein — protein MPIPLLELSSISKRFPGVVALDSVSLEFFPREVVALIGENGAGKSTLMRILGGVHQADAGTIRLEGKPVTIRSVHQAIEFGIGFIHQELNVLDNLDVAANVFLGRERLWGGPLCLVDRSTMRNQAAIHLKRLGLNIDPATPLSELSLAQQQMVEIAKVLSQNARIIIMDEPTSCLTLTETGRLLATIKDLRDQGVSIIYISHRLNEVKQCADRVVALRDGKNAGFLDREQINHQNMVRLMVGRDLKDLFVRTSGERQGRCLQVRGLRTAANPHATVSFDVERGEVLGIAGLVGAGRSEVAQAVFGVDPPLEGSISIDGKPVAIHSSRDAISAGIFLVPEDRRKMGLVTDMSIRENVSMPGIWNYTKLALISRNRESRAAAEQIKRLRIKAPTVETRVANLSGGNQQKVVLGKWLALKPRVLIFDEPTRGIDVGAKAEIYKLMSDLAANGVAIIMISSDMEEVLGVADRIAVMHEGAITGIVNRNEATEEGIMNLAVGMAERRAIA, from the coding sequence ATGCCGATTCCCTTGCTTGAATTGTCGTCGATTTCCAAACGGTTTCCCGGCGTGGTCGCGCTCGATTCCGTTTCGCTCGAGTTCTTTCCGCGAGAAGTTGTCGCCCTGATCGGCGAGAATGGCGCCGGCAAATCGACCCTCATGAGGATCCTTGGTGGCGTCCACCAGGCCGATGCCGGGACGATCCGCTTGGAAGGAAAGCCGGTTACGATCCGTTCCGTGCACCAGGCAATCGAGTTTGGGATTGGATTCATCCACCAGGAACTGAACGTACTCGATAATCTCGACGTGGCGGCCAATGTCTTTCTCGGCCGCGAGCGGCTGTGGGGCGGGCCGCTTTGCCTGGTGGACCGCTCGACGATGCGAAATCAGGCCGCGATTCATCTGAAGAGGCTGGGGCTGAATATCGATCCCGCGACGCCGCTCTCCGAACTATCTCTGGCCCAGCAGCAGATGGTGGAGATCGCTAAGGTGCTGTCGCAGAACGCCCGCATCATCATCATGGATGAACCGACCAGTTGCTTAACACTCACCGAGACGGGTCGGCTACTGGCCACGATTAAGGATCTGCGTGATCAAGGCGTCAGCATCATCTATATATCTCACCGACTCAACGAAGTGAAACAATGCGCAGATCGCGTGGTGGCGCTGCGCGACGGTAAGAATGCCGGTTTCCTGGACCGCGAGCAGATCAATCATCAAAATATGGTCCGCTTGATGGTCGGCCGCGACCTGAAGGATCTATTCGTGCGTACTTCCGGCGAGCGGCAAGGTCGTTGCTTGCAGGTCCGGGGGCTTCGCACTGCCGCCAATCCGCACGCCACCGTCAGCTTCGACGTCGAGCGCGGCGAGGTCCTCGGTATTGCCGGTCTTGTTGGTGCCGGTCGCTCCGAAGTCGCTCAAGCGGTTTTCGGAGTCGATCCGCCGCTGGAAGGAAGCATCTCGATCGACGGAAAGCCCGTCGCGATCCACTCTTCGCGCGATGCCATCAGCGCCGGAATCTTTCTGGTTCCCGAAGATCGCCGAAAAATGGGCCTCGTAACGGATATGTCGATCCGGGAGAACGTCTCGATGCCTGGCATCTGGAACTATACCAAGCTCGCCTTGATTAGCCGAAACCGAGAGTCCCGCGCCGCCGCAGAACAGATCAAGCGATTGCGGATCAAAGCGCCGACTGTCGAGACGCGCGTTGCCAATCTTTCGGGCGGGAACCAGCAGAAAGTCGTGCTGGGAAAGTGGTTGGCGCTCAAACCGCGGGTGTTGATCTTTGACGAGCCTACGCGCGGAATTGACGTCGGCGCCAAAGCCGAGATCTACAAGCTGATGAGCGACTTGGCGGCCAACGGAGTCGCGATCATCATGATCAGTTCCGACATGGAAGAAGTGCTCGGCGTGGCCGATCGCATCGCCGTCATGCACGAGGGCGCGATTACCGGCATCGTCAATCGGAACGAGGCGACTGAGGAAGGGATCATGAATTTGGCGGTCGGGATGGCAGAAAGAAGGGCGATCGCGTGA
- a CDS encoding FAD-binding oxidoreductase, with the protein MPDRITPAAQPAVVAAIADAFAGGTPVYPVGGGTSLGFGLPAARPGVELSLAKLNRLIDYPARDMTITVEAGITMSALAATLAAERQRLPIDVPQADRATLGGVIATNFSGPLRYGHRTIRDYVIGINAVDGRGKPFKGGGRVVKNVAGYDFCKLLTGSLGTLGVITQVTLKVKPIPEQTALFACRVKDLAHAERLLTALVASATTPVAIELVAGPAWRDDPALEPLTSGEFGHLVVALEGTGSEVEWMKTTLVEELKAQGATGNIVADDRAVGLWHRLREFPAAESALVLKANVPPSRAVEMVRLLTDAVADCSIQAHAGNGIVLARYPTFPAGGVSRILVGRLQPAAQNAAGNLIVLSSTLSGELTRQAVWGTTAGAAMLMEAVKRQFDPKNLLNPGRFVYSNA; encoded by the coding sequence ATGCCAGACAGGATCACTCCCGCCGCGCAGCCGGCCGTCGTAGCCGCTATTGCTGACGCATTTGCCGGCGGCACGCCGGTTTATCCGGTCGGTGGCGGGACGAGCTTGGGATTTGGCTTGCCGGCCGCGCGGCCGGGAGTCGAATTGTCGCTTGCCAAACTGAACCGGTTGATCGATTACCCGGCCCGCGATATGACGATCACGGTCGAGGCGGGGATCACGATGTCAGCACTGGCCGCAACGTTGGCGGCCGAACGCCAGCGGCTGCCGATCGACGTGCCGCAGGCGGATCGGGCGACGCTCGGCGGCGTAATCGCGACGAACTTCAGCGGCCCGCTCCGTTATGGGCATCGGACGATTCGCGACTACGTGATCGGCATCAACGCCGTCGATGGCCGCGGCAAGCCGTTCAAAGGGGGCGGCCGCGTCGTGAAAAACGTCGCCGGCTACGATTTCTGCAAGCTGCTCACCGGTTCTTTGGGAACGCTGGGGGTGATCACGCAAGTGACGCTCAAGGTAAAGCCGATCCCGGAGCAAACGGCTCTTTTCGCCTGCCGGGTCAAGGATCTGGCGCATGCGGAGCGGCTCCTGACGGCGCTCGTTGCATCAGCGACTACGCCGGTGGCGATCGAACTCGTCGCCGGCCCGGCGTGGCGCGACGATCCGGCGCTCGAGCCATTGACAAGCGGCGAATTCGGCCATCTCGTCGTAGCGCTCGAAGGAACCGGTTCCGAAGTCGAATGGATGAAAACCACACTCGTCGAAGAATTGAAGGCTCAAGGAGCGACGGGAAATATTGTTGCTGATGATCGCGCAGTGGGGCTATGGCACCGGCTCCGCGAGTTTCCCGCAGCCGAATCGGCGCTCGTCCTCAAGGCCAACGTTCCGCCCAGCCGCGCGGTCGAGATGGTCCGGTTGCTCACGGATGCGGTGGCGGATTGCTCGATCCAGGCCCACGCCGGCAACGGAATCGTACTGGCCCGATATCCTACGTTTCCCGCAGGCGGCGTGTCACGAATCCTCGTCGGCCGCCTGCAGCCTGCGGCCCAGAACGCGGCCGGCAATCTAATCGTACTTTCATCAACGCTATCCGGCGAACTCACGCGGCAGGCTGTCTGGGGAACAACTGCCGGCGCTGCTATGCTGATGGAAGCGGTGAAACGCCAATTCGATCCGAAGAACTTGCTCAATCCAGGCCGGTTTGTTTATTCCAACGCATGA
- a CDS encoding (Fe-S)-binding protein, giving the protein MTTITEASLETEDPPRADGAKVEVSLPSSPDAPQNPGAGIDYRRFLECVHCGLCTAACPTYAELGNENDSPRGRIYLMRAVTDGRLELTSEVRRHLELCLDCRACETACPSGVQYGKLIEPFRVAMEHTGDGPKKSQDWFHRWILFGVFPYPNRMRKLLIPARIAQRLGLLRFAEVTGLLRLLPQRLRQLVAMLPPPRRNDRRLPEFLPAEGKRRARVALFTGCVSDAMFRHTNWATARVLQKNGCDVFVPQQQGCCGAIHFHSGASEPARQFADANLAAFDYRDLDAVIVNVAGCGAMLKDYGHHWHDDRQPDREQFAAKVQDIHEFLDRLGIVPPPGRIETTATYHDACHLVHAQRIREAPRRLLAQIPGLMLKELPESELCCGAAGTYNLTEPEMAQRLSKRKLANVVSTGARVVVTANAGCLLQIAREARQQGERLEIVHPMDLLDRSYREGRPEINGRPSRS; this is encoded by the coding sequence ATGACGACGATTACAGAAGCATCACTGGAGACAGAAGACCCGCCGCGAGCGGATGGGGCGAAGGTCGAAGTATCGCTGCCGTCGAGTCCGGACGCGCCACAGAATCCGGGTGCGGGAATCGATTATCGGCGGTTCCTCGAATGCGTGCATTGTGGGCTTTGCACGGCCGCTTGCCCGACTTACGCGGAACTGGGAAATGAGAACGATAGCCCGCGCGGCCGCATCTATTTGATGCGCGCGGTGACCGATGGCCGGCTCGAACTAACGAGCGAAGTCCGCCGGCATCTGGAACTCTGCCTCGACTGCCGGGCCTGCGAAACGGCCTGCCCGTCGGGCGTGCAATACGGCAAGCTAATCGAACCATTCCGCGTGGCGATGGAACACACGGGCGATGGGCCGAAAAAAAGCCAAGATTGGTTTCACCGCTGGATTCTGTTCGGTGTGTTTCCCTATCCGAATCGGATGCGTAAGCTGTTGATTCCCGCGCGGATCGCCCAGCGGCTTGGCCTGCTCCGGTTCGCCGAAGTCACCGGATTGCTGCGGCTGTTGCCGCAGCGGCTGCGGCAATTGGTCGCGATGTTGCCGCCGCCGCGCCGCAACGATCGCCGGTTGCCGGAGTTCCTGCCCGCCGAGGGAAAGCGCCGCGCGCGGGTCGCGCTCTTCACCGGCTGCGTATCGGACGCGATGTTTCGCCACACGAATTGGGCCACCGCCCGCGTCTTGCAAAAGAATGGTTGCGACGTGTTCGTTCCCCAGCAACAAGGCTGCTGCGGGGCGATCCATTTCCACTCCGGCGCGAGCGAGCCGGCCCGCCAATTCGCGGACGCCAATCTGGCGGCCTTCGACTATCGCGACTTGGATGCCGTGATCGTGAATGTCGCCGGCTGCGGGGCGATGCTCAAAGACTACGGCCATCACTGGCACGACGATCGCCAACCCGACCGCGAGCAATTCGCCGCCAAGGTGCAAGACATCCATGAGTTTCTCGATCGCCTGGGGATTGTTCCTCCGCCAGGGCGAATCGAGACGACCGCAACTTATCACGACGCCTGCCATCTGGTTCATGCGCAAAGAATCCGCGAAGCCCCGCGGCGGCTGCTGGCCCAAATCCCCGGCCTCATGCTCAAGGAGCTTCCCGAATCCGAACTCTGCTGCGGCGCGGCAGGGACTTACAATCTCACCGAACCCGAGATGGCCCAGCGGCTCAGCAAACGGAAGCTGGCGAACGTCGTCAGCACTGGCGCCCGCGTGGTCGTCACCGCCAACGCCGGCTGCCTGCTCCAAATCGCCCGCGAAGCCCGCCAGCAAGGCGAGCGACTGGAGATCGTGCATCCGATGGATTTGCTCGACAGAAGTTATCGAGAAGGGAGGCCAGAGATCAATGGGCGGCCGTCACGGAGTTAG
- a CDS encoding ABC transporter permease, with translation MKKELGIFLILAAVCLAVGWSTPNFYSPYNVKNLSTLIGMFGIFGVGLALVIISGGIDLSVGSVFALLGVTLYIMLREWHWPWPIATAVIVAGAACLGAIHAFLITKVRLQSFIVTLCGMLIYRSVARYIISDASAGFGAENFGVFRALASGRVGIPFTRYVIGAPFVAFVAVAAIMWVVLHRSVYGRYLFAVGRNEDAARYSGINSKLVVAGAYVLCTVLAAFSGILFAIDTNTIQASDFGIGYEMYGIAAAVLGGCSLRGGEGSILGVVIGTALLQVLQNAVNLLGIPSSLNFAVMGGVILVGVLADQILAQRRAHRKQLTKAA, from the coding sequence GTGAAAAAGGAACTTGGCATTTTCCTGATTCTGGCTGCGGTCTGCCTGGCGGTAGGGTGGTCTACGCCCAATTTCTATAGCCCCTACAACGTCAAGAACCTTTCGACACTGATCGGAATGTTCGGCATATTTGGTGTCGGGTTGGCATTGGTTATCATTTCAGGAGGCATTGACCTTTCAGTCGGATCCGTCTTCGCCTTGCTGGGAGTGACACTTTATATCATGCTGCGCGAGTGGCATTGGCCCTGGCCAATCGCGACCGCCGTTATCGTTGCGGGGGCCGCTTGCCTGGGAGCGATCCATGCTTTCTTGATCACAAAAGTCCGGCTGCAGTCGTTCATTGTCACGCTCTGCGGCATGCTCATCTATCGGAGCGTGGCCCGCTACATTATTTCCGATGCCAGCGCCGGTTTCGGCGCCGAGAATTTCGGGGTTTTCCGGGCGCTGGCATCGGGCAGAGTTGGGATCCCGTTCACCAGGTATGTCATCGGAGCGCCGTTCGTTGCATTTGTGGCCGTGGCGGCGATCATGTGGGTCGTGCTGCACCGCTCGGTGTACGGCCGATACTTGTTCGCCGTGGGCCGCAATGAAGACGCGGCCCGTTACTCCGGAATTAATAGCAAGCTCGTTGTTGCCGGCGCCTACGTCCTTTGCACGGTGCTGGCGGCATTTTCCGGCATCCTGTTCGCGATCGATACGAACACGATTCAGGCCAGCGACTTCGGTATCGGCTACGAAATGTATGGAATCGCGGCCGCGGTGCTCGGTGGCTGCAGCCTTCGCGGCGGAGAGGGATCGATCCTCGGAGTGGTCATCGGGACCGCGCTCCTTCAGGTACTACAGAATGCCGTCAATCTTCTCGGCATCCCAAGTTCGTTGAACTTTGCCGTGATGGGAGGCGTCATTCTCGTCGGCGTGCTAGCCGACCAAATCCTCGCGCAGCGTCGCGCACATCGGAAGCAGCTCACGAAGGCCGCTTAA
- a CDS encoding serine/threonine-protein kinase yields the protein MTQTTEPKLLLASDGPRRTSASHETAEYPRAVAAALPTEAGDWRLEGLLGEGALARVFRARPAASPAGHRAAYALKMLHRRWEEQSEAVALLRREAKVGRTVVHPHVIPVLAAHLHDAPYFVVMPRLVGQTLAARLRGGPLNASTALWIARQTAEGLSAMHRHGYLHGDVKPANIFLARNGHLTLLDLGFARAFGETGSAANRLVLGTINYLAPELLTSALAADERTDIFSLGIVLFEMLAGRLPLAARDLADLLRMHNEYRPPNLRALRPDLPPELAHLVRRMLFKEPLRRPQSMQEVIHQLVRLEIDALDERAA from the coding sequence ATGACCCAGACTACCGAGCCGAAATTGCTGCTCGCCTCGGACGGCCCCCGCCGGACTAGCGCATCGCACGAGACCGCCGAATATCCGCGAGCGGTTGCCGCGGCTCTGCCGACCGAGGCCGGCGACTGGCGATTGGAGGGACTGTTGGGGGAAGGGGCTTTAGCAAGAGTTTTCCGCGCTCGGCCCGCCGCTAGTCCAGCGGGCCACCGCGCCGCCTATGCCCTGAAAATGTTGCATCGTCGCTGGGAAGAGCAATCGGAAGCGGTGGCCCTGTTGCGCCGCGAGGCAAAGGTCGGCCGGACGGTGGTTCATCCGCACGTCATTCCCGTGCTGGCCGCGCATCTGCACGACGCGCCGTACTTTGTCGTGATGCCGCGGCTCGTTGGGCAAACGCTCGCCGCTCGGCTGCGCGGCGGCCCGCTTAATGCGTCAACGGCTCTGTGGATCGCCCGGCAAACCGCGGAGGGACTCTCTGCCATGCACCGCCACGGCTATCTGCATGGCGACGTCAAGCCGGCCAATATCTTTTTGGCCCGCAACGGGCATTTGACGCTGCTGGATTTGGGGTTCGCGCGGGCATTTGGCGAGACCGGCTCGGCCGCCAATCGGCTGGTGCTGGGCACGATTAACTATCTGGCCCCCGAGCTGCTCACTTCCGCGCTCGCGGCCGACGAGCGAACAGACATCTTCAGCCTGGGGATCGTGCTATTCGAGATGCTCGCCGGCCGGCTGCCGCTGGCCGCCCGCGACCTGGCGGACCTGTTGCGGATGCACAACGAATACCGGCCGCCCAATCTTCGCGCTCTGCGGCCCGATCTCCCGCCCGAGTTGGCTCATCTCGTGCGGCGGATGCTTTTCAAGGAACCATTGCGTCGCCCGCAATCGATGCAGGAAGTGATCCACCAACTCGTGCGGCTGGAGATTGACGCACTGGATGAGCGCGCAGCGTGA
- a CDS encoding ThuA domain-containing protein, with product MPDPIRITVWNEFIHERTKPEVQRIYPDGIHRTIADALAQQLGAAIAVHTATLEEPEHGLSEAALAATDVLYWWGHAAHDRVADGIVDRVQRRVLEGMGLVVLHSGHASKIFRRLMGTSCMLRWRDAGELERLWIVNPAHPLVEGLLGECFALPQSEMYGEQFDIPAPDELVLVSWFAGGEVFRSGCTFRRGKGKIVYFSPGHETFPIYHDPNVQRILANAARWAAPTGSAYHGEGRQIREPLSPK from the coding sequence ATGCCCGACCCGATCCGCATCACCGTCTGGAATGAATTCATCCATGAAAGGACGAAGCCCGAAGTCCAGCGAATCTACCCCGACGGAATTCATCGGACGATTGCCGATGCGCTCGCACAGCAGCTTGGCGCCGCGATCGCGGTCCACACTGCCACGCTCGAAGAACCGGAACACGGGCTAAGCGAAGCGGCGCTCGCCGCGACGGACGTCCTGTATTGGTGGGGTCATGCCGCTCACGACCGCGTCGCCGACGGAATCGTGGATCGCGTGCAGCGGCGTGTGCTCGAAGGAATGGGGCTCGTCGTGCTCCATTCGGGCCACGCCTCGAAGATCTTTCGCCGGCTGATGGGGACAAGCTGCATGTTGCGATGGCGCGATGCCGGCGAGTTGGAGCGGCTTTGGATCGTGAACCCGGCCCATCCGCTCGTCGAAGGTCTCTTGGGCGAATGCTTCGCGCTGCCGCAATCGGAGATGTACGGCGAGCAATTCGACATCCCCGCGCCGGATGAATTAGTGTTGGTGAGTTGGTTCGCCGGCGGCGAAGTCTTTCGCTCTGGCTGCACCTTCCGCCGCGGCAAGGGAAAGATCGTCTACTTCAGCCCCGGCCACGAAACGTTTCCGATCTACCACGATCCGAACGTGCAGCGTATCCTCGCCAACGCCGCCCGCTGGGCCGCCCCGACCGGCTCCGCCTATCACGGCGAAGGCCGGCAAATCCGCGAGCCGCTCAGCCCGAAATAA